From a region of the Notolabrus celidotus isolate fNotCel1 chromosome 14, fNotCel1.pri, whole genome shotgun sequence genome:
- the LOC117825249 gene encoding vascular endothelial zinc finger 1-like isoform X3: MLYLPCLAALLQVCWRCLQIGACVLQRAVMEPSWSTFLFQQANEALHHQHQVAGNSLLPLLSSGSEPPDQKPVMPIPLDQKPPVSAAELLKDNVASGTGGGGGGPPVAVVKKEPKSKTPFICGYCNKAFRDSYHLRRHESCHTGIKMVSRPKKTQTAPTMVPLISTVPRENNPNQSYITTVAGILTTATTSTSTGTSVMTPMQHQQQHHQHQHQQQQQQQQQQQQQQQQQSVPKKPPKPVKKNHGCDMCGKAFRDVYHLNRHKLSHSDEKPFECPICQQRFKRKDRMTYHVRSHDGGVHKPYICSVCGKGFSRPDHLSCHVKHVHSSERPFKCQVTACTSAFATKDRLRSHMIRHEGKVTCNICGKMLSAAYITSHLKTHGQASFNSPCNNKDANNVHNNSAATTPVTNSAAITSAMNRIGNLSNPVTIAAQMNIATSTVNITSQVNLQHPVTITGPVNLASVNIPTTAHMNIAHPVAITTPMPMNITGPLNIAMRPMESMPFLSQVLPSSPPW; the protein is encoded by the exons CAGGCCAACGAGGCTCTGCATCACCAGCATCAGGTAGCCGGGAACAGTCTGTTGCCTTTGCTCAGTTCAGGATCTGAGCCGCCTGATCAGAAACCAGTGATGCCCATCCCTCTGGACCAGAAGCCCCCCGTCAGCGCTGCAGAACTCCTTAAAGACAATGTGGCCAGTGggacaggaggaggggggggcggGCCTCCTGTCGCTGTGGTCAAAAAGGAACCCAAGTCAAAGACACCCTTCATCTGTGGCTACTGCAACAAGGCTTTCAGAGACAGCTACCACCTGCGGCGGCACGAGTCCTGCCACACTGGCATCAAGATGGTGTCCAGACCCAAGAAGACACAGACAGCCCCCACCATGGTGCCCCTCATATCCACAGTACCCCGAGAGAACAACCCCAACCAGTCTTATATCACGACCGTAGCTGGAATCTTGACCACAGCCACCACGTCCACGTCCACAGGCACCAGCGTCATGACCCCCatgcagcaccagcagcagcaccaccagcaccagcaccagcagcagcagcagcagcagcagcagcagcagcagcagcagcagcagcagagcgtcCCCAAGAAGCCCCCCAAACCCGTGAAGAAGAACCACGGCTGTGACATGTGCGGGAAGGCCTTCAGAGACGTGTACCACCTGAACCGCCACAAGCTGTCACACTCGGACGAGAAACCGTTTGAATGTCCGATCTGCCAGCAGAGGTTCAAGAGGAAGGACCGCATGACGTACCATGTCCGCTCCCACGACGGGGGGGTCCACAAGCCTTACATCTGCTCCGTCTGCGGGAAGGGCTTCTCGAG acctGATCACCTCAGCTGTCATGTGAAGCACGTCCACTCCTCAGAGAGGCCCTTTAAGTGCCAAGTCACG GCCTGTACCTCTGCCTTCGCTACCAAAGACCGTCTGCGCTCCCACATGATCAGGCATGAAGGTAAAGTCACCTGCAACATCTGTGGTAAGATGCTGAGCGCCGCCTACATCACGAGTCACCTCAAGACGCACGGCCAGGCCAGCTTCAACAGCCCCTGCAACAACAAAG ATGCCAACAATGTGCACAACAACTCAGCCGCCACAACGCCGGTCACCAACTCGGCAGCCATCACCTCTGCTATGAACCGCATCGGCAACCTCAGTAACCCAGTCACCATCGCAGCTCAGATGAACATCGCCACCAGCACGGTCAACATCACGTCTCAAGTCAACCTGCAGCACCCAGTCACCATCACTGGCCCCGTCAACCTGGCCTCCGTCAACATCCCGACCACAGCACATATGAATATCGCCCACCCGGTGGCCATCACCACGCCCATGCCCATGAATATCACAGGGCCGCTCAACATTGCCATGAGACCCATGGAGAGCATGCCTTTTCTATCCCAGGTCCTGCCTTCCTCCCCGCCCTGGTAG
- the LOC117825249 gene encoding vascular endothelial zinc finger 1-like isoform X2, producing the protein MLYLPCLAALLQVCWRCLQIGACVLQRAVMEPSWSTFLFQQANEALHHQHQVAGNSLLPLLSSGSEPPDQKPVMPIPLDQKPPVSAAELLKDNVASGTGGGGGGPPVAVVKKEPKSKTPFICGYCNKAFRDSYHLRRHESCHTGIKMVSRPKKTQTAPTMVPLISTVPRENNPNQSYITTVAGILTTATTSTSTGTSVMTPMQHQQQHHQHQHQQQQQQQQQQQQQQQQQSVPKKPPKPVKKNHGCDMCGKAFRDVYHLNRHKLSHSDEKPFECPICQQRFKRKDRMTYHVRSHDGGVHKPYICSVCGKGFSRPDHLSCHVKHVHSSERPFKCQVTACTSAFATKDRLRSHMIRHEGKVTCNICGKMLSAAYITSHLKTHGQASFNSPCNNKGISDWQWNHSGPRKDANNVHNNSAATTPVTNSAAITSAMNRIGNLSNPVTIAAQMNIATSTVNITSQVNLQHPVTITGPVNLASVNIPTTAHMNIAHPVAITTPMPMNITGPLNIAMRPMESMPFLSQVLPSSPPW; encoded by the exons CAGGCCAACGAGGCTCTGCATCACCAGCATCAGGTAGCCGGGAACAGTCTGTTGCCTTTGCTCAGTTCAGGATCTGAGCCGCCTGATCAGAAACCAGTGATGCCCATCCCTCTGGACCAGAAGCCCCCCGTCAGCGCTGCAGAACTCCTTAAAGACAATGTGGCCAGTGggacaggaggaggggggggcggGCCTCCTGTCGCTGTGGTCAAAAAGGAACCCAAGTCAAAGACACCCTTCATCTGTGGCTACTGCAACAAGGCTTTCAGAGACAGCTACCACCTGCGGCGGCACGAGTCCTGCCACACTGGCATCAAGATGGTGTCCAGACCCAAGAAGACACAGACAGCCCCCACCATGGTGCCCCTCATATCCACAGTACCCCGAGAGAACAACCCCAACCAGTCTTATATCACGACCGTAGCTGGAATCTTGACCACAGCCACCACGTCCACGTCCACAGGCACCAGCGTCATGACCCCCatgcagcaccagcagcagcaccaccagcaccagcaccagcagcagcagcagcagcagcagcagcagcagcagcagcagcagcagcagagcgtcCCCAAGAAGCCCCCCAAACCCGTGAAGAAGAACCACGGCTGTGACATGTGCGGGAAGGCCTTCAGAGACGTGTACCACCTGAACCGCCACAAGCTGTCACACTCGGACGAGAAACCGTTTGAATGTCCGATCTGCCAGCAGAGGTTCAAGAGGAAGGACCGCATGACGTACCATGTCCGCTCCCACGACGGGGGGGTCCACAAGCCTTACATCTGCTCCGTCTGCGGGAAGGGCTTCTCGAG acctGATCACCTCAGCTGTCATGTGAAGCACGTCCACTCCTCAGAGAGGCCCTTTAAGTGCCAAGTCACG GCCTGTACCTCTGCCTTCGCTACCAAAGACCGTCTGCGCTCCCACATGATCAGGCATGAAGGTAAAGTCACCTGCAACATCTGTGGTAAGATGCTGAGCGCCGCCTACATCACGAGTCACCTCAAGACGCACGGCCAGGCCAGCTTCAACAGCCCCTGCAACAACAAAG GCATAAGTGACTGGCAGTGGAACCACTCAGGGCCCAGAAAAG ATGCCAACAATGTGCACAACAACTCAGCCGCCACAACGCCGGTCACCAACTCGGCAGCCATCACCTCTGCTATGAACCGCATCGGCAACCTCAGTAACCCAGTCACCATCGCAGCTCAGATGAACATCGCCACCAGCACGGTCAACATCACGTCTCAAGTCAACCTGCAGCACCCAGTCACCATCACTGGCCCCGTCAACCTGGCCTCCGTCAACATCCCGACCACAGCACATATGAATATCGCCCACCCGGTGGCCATCACCACGCCCATGCCCATGAATATCACAGGGCCGCTCAACATTGCCATGAGACCCATGGAGAGCATGCCTTTTCTATCCCAGGTCCTGCCTTCCTCCCCGCCCTGGTAG
- the LOC117825249 gene encoding vascular endothelial zinc finger 1-like isoform X1, protein MLYLPCLAALLQVCWRCLQIGACVLQRAVMEPSWSTFLFQQANEALHHQHQVAGNSLLPLLSSGSEPPDQKPVMPIPLDQKPPVSAAELLKDNVASGTGGGGGGPPVAVVKKEPKSKTPFICGYCNKAFRDSYHLRRHESCHTGIKMVSRPKKTQTAPTMVPLISTVPRENNPNQSYITTVAGILTTATTSTSTGTSVMTPMQHQQQHHQHQHQQQQQQQQQQQQQQQQQSVPKKPPKPVKKNHGCDMCGKAFRDVYHLNRHKLSHSDEKPFECPICQQRFKRKDRMTYHVRSHDGGVHKPYICSVCGKGFSRPDHLSCHVKHVHSSERPFKCQVTACTSAFATKDRLRSHMIRHEGKVTCNICGKMLSAAYITSHLKTHGQASFNSPCNNKGISDWQWNHSGPRKGELTVGEILNNSFQVLIDNSHKDANNVHNNSAATTPVTNSAAITSAMNRIGNLSNPVTIAAQMNIATSTVNITSQVNLQHPVTITGPVNLASVNIPTTAHMNIAHPVAITTPMPMNITGPLNIAMRPMESMPFLSQVLPSSPPW, encoded by the exons CAGGCCAACGAGGCTCTGCATCACCAGCATCAGGTAGCCGGGAACAGTCTGTTGCCTTTGCTCAGTTCAGGATCTGAGCCGCCTGATCAGAAACCAGTGATGCCCATCCCTCTGGACCAGAAGCCCCCCGTCAGCGCTGCAGAACTCCTTAAAGACAATGTGGCCAGTGggacaggaggaggggggggcggGCCTCCTGTCGCTGTGGTCAAAAAGGAACCCAAGTCAAAGACACCCTTCATCTGTGGCTACTGCAACAAGGCTTTCAGAGACAGCTACCACCTGCGGCGGCACGAGTCCTGCCACACTGGCATCAAGATGGTGTCCAGACCCAAGAAGACACAGACAGCCCCCACCATGGTGCCCCTCATATCCACAGTACCCCGAGAGAACAACCCCAACCAGTCTTATATCACGACCGTAGCTGGAATCTTGACCACAGCCACCACGTCCACGTCCACAGGCACCAGCGTCATGACCCCCatgcagcaccagcagcagcaccaccagcaccagcaccagcagcagcagcagcagcagcagcagcagcagcagcagcagcagcagcagagcgtcCCCAAGAAGCCCCCCAAACCCGTGAAGAAGAACCACGGCTGTGACATGTGCGGGAAGGCCTTCAGAGACGTGTACCACCTGAACCGCCACAAGCTGTCACACTCGGACGAGAAACCGTTTGAATGTCCGATCTGCCAGCAGAGGTTCAAGAGGAAGGACCGCATGACGTACCATGTCCGCTCCCACGACGGGGGGGTCCACAAGCCTTACATCTGCTCCGTCTGCGGGAAGGGCTTCTCGAG acctGATCACCTCAGCTGTCATGTGAAGCACGTCCACTCCTCAGAGAGGCCCTTTAAGTGCCAAGTCACG GCCTGTACCTCTGCCTTCGCTACCAAAGACCGTCTGCGCTCCCACATGATCAGGCATGAAGGTAAAGTCACCTGCAACATCTGTGGTAAGATGCTGAGCGCCGCCTACATCACGAGTCACCTCAAGACGCACGGCCAGGCCAGCTTCAACAGCCCCTGCAACAACAAAG GCATAAGTGACTGGCAGTGGAACCACTCAGGGCCCAGAAAAG GTGAGTTGACGGTAGGAGAGATTTTAAATAACTCCTTCCAAGTCCTAATTGACAACTCTCACAAAG ATGCCAACAATGTGCACAACAACTCAGCCGCCACAACGCCGGTCACCAACTCGGCAGCCATCACCTCTGCTATGAACCGCATCGGCAACCTCAGTAACCCAGTCACCATCGCAGCTCAGATGAACATCGCCACCAGCACGGTCAACATCACGTCTCAAGTCAACCTGCAGCACCCAGTCACCATCACTGGCCCCGTCAACCTGGCCTCCGTCAACATCCCGACCACAGCACATATGAATATCGCCCACCCGGTGGCCATCACCACGCCCATGCCCATGAATATCACAGGGCCGCTCAACATTGCCATGAGACCCATGGAGAGCATGCCTTTTCTATCCCAGGTCCTGCCTTCCTCCCCGCCCTGGTAG